A single region of the Streptomyces sp. NBC_01381 genome encodes:
- a CDS encoding enoyl-CoA hydratase family protein, with translation MSVSTSSPDKGVAVVTVDFPPVNALPVHGWYDLASAVREAGRDSGTRCVVLAAEGRGFNAGVDIKEMQRDSGHSALIGANRGCYEAFSAVYECEVPVVAAVHGFCLGGGIGLVGNADAIVASDDATFGLPELDRGALGAATHLARLVPQHLMRALYYTSRTATAAELHAHGSVWRVVPRAELRDAALELAREIAQKDGTLLRFAKAAINGIDPVDVHRSYRFEQGFTFEANLSGLADRVRDGFGTRDETGETGETGETGDRNQTNETDEKGTA, from the coding sequence ATGTCTGTCTCCACCTCGAGCCCGGACAAGGGCGTGGCCGTCGTCACCGTCGACTTCCCACCCGTCAACGCGCTGCCTGTGCACGGTTGGTACGACCTGGCGTCCGCCGTGCGCGAGGCGGGCCGGGATTCCGGGACGCGCTGTGTGGTCCTTGCCGCGGAGGGCCGCGGTTTCAACGCGGGCGTGGACATCAAGGAGATGCAGCGCGACAGCGGGCACAGCGCACTGATAGGTGCCAACCGCGGGTGCTACGAAGCGTTTTCCGCGGTGTACGAGTGCGAGGTACCGGTCGTCGCGGCGGTGCACGGCTTCTGCCTGGGCGGCGGCATCGGGCTCGTGGGCAACGCGGACGCGATCGTGGCGAGCGACGACGCCACCTTCGGCCTGCCCGAGCTGGACCGCGGCGCGCTCGGCGCCGCCACGCACCTCGCCCGCCTGGTGCCGCAGCACCTGATGCGCGCCCTGTACTACACCTCGCGCACGGCGACCGCCGCCGAACTGCACGCGCACGGCTCCGTGTGGCGGGTGGTCCCGCGCGCGGAACTGCGCGATGCGGCCCTGGAGTTGGCGCGGGAGATCGCCCAGAAGGACGGGACGCTGCTGCGCTTCGCCAAGGCCGCGATCAACGGCATCGACCCCGTCGACGTGCACCGGAGCTACCGCTTCGAGCAGGGCTTCACCTTCGAGGCGAACTTGAGCGGCCTGGCCGACCGCGTCCGCGACGGCTTCGGGACCAGGGACGAGACGGGCGAGACGGGCGAGACGGGCGAGACGGGCGACAGGAACCAGACGAACGAGACGGATGAGAAGGGCACGGCATGA
- a CDS encoding SDR family oxidoreductase: MTDTRQGVPPVGRHGAGQVVVVTGGTRGVGAGIARSFLAAGAHVVVCARRPPDSPVEVGGAAAEFRPLDLRDPEAARTFFADVAADHGRLDVLVNNAGGSPFGLLADASPTRQAKIVELNLLAPLYASLAAYEVMRAQRPAGGSITMIGSVSGTRPSPGTGAYGAAKAGLENLASTMAVEWAPTVRVNTVVLGLARTESAHLHYGDEAGIAEVARTVPLGRLADPSDAGDACVFLASEGARYISGAALRLHGGGERPAFLDAASANK, translated from the coding sequence ATGACTGACACGCGACAGGGTGTGCCACCGGTCGGGCGGCACGGCGCGGGGCAGGTGGTCGTCGTCACCGGCGGCACCCGGGGCGTCGGCGCCGGCATCGCGCGCAGCTTCCTCGCCGCCGGCGCGCATGTCGTCGTCTGCGCCCGCAGGCCGCCGGACAGCCCGGTCGAAGTGGGTGGTGCGGCGGCCGAGTTCCGCCCCCTCGATCTGCGCGACCCGGAGGCCGCGCGCACCTTCTTCGCCGATGTGGCCGCCGATCACGGCCGGTTGGACGTGCTGGTGAACAACGCGGGCGGTTCGCCCTTCGGGCTGCTCGCCGATGCGTCACCGACCCGCCAGGCCAAGATCGTCGAACTCAACCTGCTGGCACCGCTGTACGCGTCTCTCGCGGCGTACGAGGTGATGCGGGCGCAGCGTCCCGCGGGCGGCAGCATCACGATGATCGGGAGCGTGAGCGGCACGCGGCCTTCGCCCGGCACCGGCGCCTACGGAGCGGCCAAGGCGGGCCTGGAGAACCTGGCAAGCACCATGGCCGTCGAATGGGCCCCCACGGTGCGGGTGAACACCGTCGTCCTCGGCCTCGCCCGGACCGAGAGCGCCCATCTGCACTACGGCGACGAGGCCGGCATCGCGGAGGTCGCCCGCACGGTCCCGCTGGGACGGCTCGCCGACCCGTCGGACGCCGGGGACGCGTGCGTCTTCCTCGCCTCCGAGGGCGCGCGCTACATCAGCGGCGCGGCGCTGCGTCTGCACGGCGGCGGTGAGCGCCCGGCGTTCCTCGACGCGGCGTCCGCGAACAAGTAG
- a CDS encoding SDR family oxidoreductase, which yields MTARNGICEGRVVIVTGAGRGLGRAHARAYAAEGAKVVVNDLGVGPDGSGASGGPAHDVVAEIRAAGGEAVAHGGDIATSEGAASLVAAAVDMYGGLDALVNNAGFLRDRMLVNLEEDDWDAVMRVHLKGHFLPLKHAAAYWRAEAKAGRARHACVVNTSSGAGLLGSVGQGNYSAAKAGILGLTMVAAAEFGSYGVRVNAIAPAARTRMTESTFAETMAAPEGGGFDAMAPENVSPLVVWLGSEASDGVTGRVFEAEAGRITVMEGWRPGPSADKGARWSPAEAGEATLKLLSRAEVPQPVYGAR from the coding sequence ATGACTGCCAGGAACGGAATCTGCGAGGGCCGTGTCGTGATCGTCACGGGCGCGGGGCGCGGCCTTGGGCGGGCGCACGCACGCGCGTATGCCGCCGAGGGTGCGAAGGTCGTCGTGAACGACCTCGGCGTGGGGCCAGACGGCTCCGGGGCGTCCGGCGGGCCCGCGCACGACGTCGTCGCGGAGATCCGCGCGGCGGGCGGCGAGGCCGTCGCGCACGGCGGTGACATCGCCACGTCCGAGGGGGCGGCGTCCCTGGTCGCGGCCGCCGTCGACATGTACGGGGGCCTTGACGCCCTGGTGAACAACGCGGGGTTCCTGCGTGACCGGATGCTGGTGAACCTGGAGGAGGACGACTGGGACGCCGTCATGCGCGTCCACCTGAAGGGCCACTTCCTGCCGCTGAAGCATGCGGCGGCGTACTGGCGCGCCGAGGCGAAGGCCGGGCGTGCGCGGCACGCGTGCGTGGTCAACACCAGCTCCGGGGCGGGCCTTCTGGGCAGCGTCGGCCAGGGGAACTACAGCGCGGCCAAGGCCGGGATACTGGGCCTCACGATGGTGGCCGCCGCCGAATTCGGCTCCTACGGAGTACGGGTGAACGCGATCGCGCCGGCCGCGCGGACGCGGATGACGGAGTCGACCTTCGCCGAGACCATGGCCGCGCCCGAGGGCGGCGGCTTCGACGCGATGGCCCCGGAGAACGTGTCACCGCTCGTGGTCTGGCTCGGCTCCGAGGCGTCGGACGGTGTCACGGGGCGGGTGTTCGAGGCCGAGGCGGGGCGCATCACCGTGATGGAGGGGTGGCGGCCGGGCCCCAGCGCGGACAAGGGGGCGCGGTGGAGTCCGGCGGAGGCGGGGGAGGCGACGCTGAAGTTGCTCTCGCGGGCGGAGGTGCCTCAGCCGGTGTATGGGGCGAGGTAG
- a CDS encoding SulP family inorganic anion transporter, whose amino-acid sequence MQQSPASPLDRARSLFRSPGDARHDFAASVVVFLVALPLCVGVAVASGVPAELGLITGIVGGIVTGLLPGSSLQVSGPAAGLTVLVYEAVQEFGIAALGALVFAAGILQLAMGALRLGRFFRAISVAVVEGMLAGIGLVLIAGQLYAMADLEAPASGLGKIAGLPGLLADIVGSGRALTAFGLGAGSVAVLVLWRRLPAKVRVVPAPLAAVALATGASLLFSLPVATVEVQGLVEAVQLPDATAFGELAGVGAIGTVLAFALIASAESLFSAAAVDRLHDGPRTSYDKELMAQGAGNTVCGLLGALPMTAVIVRSAANVQAGARTKASRVLHGVWLLLFAALLPAALGLIPVAALAGVLVHAGCKLVPARQLAQLWREHRGEAVVLAVTAVAIVSVSMFEGVLIGLALAVIKTAWETSHVHVEVVDKGAGPIRAHLSGNATFLRLPKLLDALEALPQDRPIELDLTGLRHLDHACRTSLENWAARHSAEGTEPVRVASGG is encoded by the coding sequence ATGCAGCAATCCCCTGCCTCTCCACTCGATCGCGCCCGCTCTCTCTTCCGGTCCCCGGGCGACGCGCGGCACGATTTCGCCGCCTCCGTAGTCGTCTTCCTCGTCGCACTTCCCCTGTGTGTCGGCGTGGCCGTCGCCTCCGGGGTACCCGCCGAACTCGGCCTGATCACCGGCATCGTCGGCGGCATCGTCACCGGCCTCCTTCCCGGCAGCAGCCTCCAGGTGAGCGGCCCCGCCGCCGGACTCACCGTCCTCGTCTACGAAGCCGTCCAGGAGTTCGGCATCGCGGCGCTCGGCGCCCTCGTGTTCGCCGCCGGGATCCTGCAGCTCGCCATGGGCGCGCTGCGGCTCGGCCGCTTCTTCCGGGCCATCTCCGTGGCCGTCGTCGAGGGCATGCTCGCCGGCATCGGACTCGTCCTGATCGCCGGGCAGTTGTACGCCATGGCGGACCTCGAAGCTCCCGCGAGCGGGCTCGGCAAGATCGCCGGTCTTCCCGGGCTGCTCGCCGACATCGTCGGCTCGGGGCGCGCGCTGACCGCCTTCGGGCTCGGCGCGGGCTCCGTCGCCGTCCTCGTGCTGTGGCGCAGGCTCCCCGCGAAGGTCCGCGTGGTGCCGGCCCCGCTCGCCGCCGTCGCGCTCGCCACGGGTGCCTCGCTGCTCTTCTCGCTGCCCGTGGCCACGGTCGAGGTGCAGGGGCTCGTCGAGGCGGTCCAGCTGCCGGACGCCACCGCCTTCGGCGAACTGGCCGGAGTCGGCGCCATCGGCACCGTGCTCGCCTTCGCCCTGATCGCCTCCGCGGAGAGCCTGTTCAGCGCGGCCGCGGTGGACCGGCTGCACGACGGTCCGCGTACGTCGTACGACAAGGAACTGATGGCCCAGGGCGCGGGCAACACCGTGTGCGGGCTGCTCGGCGCGCTGCCGATGACAGCCGTCATCGTCCGCAGCGCGGCCAACGTGCAGGCCGGCGCGCGGACCAAGGCGTCCCGCGTCCTGCACGGCGTGTGGCTGCTGCTCTTCGCCGCGCTGCTGCCCGCCGCGCTCGGTCTCATCCCGGTCGCCGCGCTCGCCGGTGTCCTCGTGCACGCGGGTTGCAAGCTGGTTCCCGCACGGCAGTTGGCGCAGCTGTGGCGTGAGCACCGTGGTGAGGCGGTCGTGCTGGCCGTGACGGCCGTGGCGATCGTCTCGGTGAGCATGTTCGAGGGCGTCCTCATCGGCCTCGCCCTCGCCGTCATCAAGACGGCGTGGGAGACGTCCCATGTGCACGTGGAGGTCGTCGACAAGGGCGCCGGACCGATCCGGGCGCACCTGTCCGGCAATGCCACGTTCCTGCGGCTGCCGAAGCTGCTCGACGCGCTGGAGGCGCTGCCCCAGGACCGGCCGATCGAGCTGGACCTCACGGGGCTGCGGCATCTGGATCACGCGTGCCGGACGTCGCTGGAGAACTGGGCTGCGCGGCACAGTGCGGAAGGGACCGAGCCGGTGCGGGTCGCCTCGGGCGGGTAG